Proteins encoded together in one Microthrixaceae bacterium window:
- the mtnK gene encoding S-methyl-5-thioribose kinase: MTATEVGYQVLTAESAASYVASRPELATRIDTGSLARVEEVGDGNLNLVFILTDTAGRGVVLKQALPYMRLVGPDWPMRPDRARLEAEITSVHARVAPGLVPDIYGYDTERFIIAMEDLSDRRVWRGALNDRLRHDGVAEAMGRYVASVAFGTSPLGMDPEDHKRLAASTSNGELCRITEDLVFTEPYVDAGRNGVLPANEPDAAALAADAEMVAAMGLAKWKFMTEGEAIIHGDLHTGSVMVRGSGPDGEPGGQPSTARAIDSEFGFCGPVAFDLGALWANYLIAATRGAALNDVTHQDWCLDLVVRTWTAFEAEFRRLWPTRVDPRVWHEELEEHLLAHWREDAWLFAAAKMARRIVGLAKTSDIETLDPDVRAPAARSVLAVARASVRHREGDSSPESLVALARSLQPS; the protein is encoded by the coding sequence ATGACAGCTACCGAAGTCGGCTACCAGGTGCTCACCGCCGAGTCGGCCGCGTCCTATGTGGCGTCCCGACCGGAACTGGCCACTCGGATCGACACCGGTTCGCTGGCCCGCGTCGAAGAGGTGGGCGACGGCAACCTCAACCTGGTCTTCATCCTGACCGACACCGCGGGGAGGGGAGTGGTGCTGAAGCAGGCCCTGCCCTACATGCGTCTTGTAGGCCCGGACTGGCCCATGCGCCCCGACCGGGCCCGCCTGGAGGCAGAGATCACCTCGGTTCACGCTCGGGTGGCCCCGGGCCTGGTGCCGGACATCTACGGCTATGACACCGAGCGGTTCATCATCGCCATGGAGGACCTTTCGGACCGTCGGGTGTGGCGGGGCGCGCTCAACGACAGGCTGCGCCACGACGGGGTGGCCGAGGCGATGGGCCGCTACGTGGCGTCGGTGGCTTTCGGGACCTCACCGCTGGGCATGGACCCCGAGGACCACAAGCGTCTGGCCGCCAGCACGTCCAACGGCGAACTGTGTCGCATCACCGAGGACCTGGTCTTCACCGAGCCCTATGTGGATGCCGGTCGCAACGGGGTGTTGCCGGCCAACGAGCCCGATGCCGCGGCGCTGGCTGCCGATGCCGAGATGGTGGCGGCCATGGGCCTGGCCAAGTGGAAGTTCATGACCGAAGGTGAGGCCATCATCCACGGTGACCTCCACACCGGTTCGGTGATGGTGCGGGGCTCAGGCCCCGACGGCGAACCAGGCGGTCAGCCGTCGACGGCTCGGGCCATCGACAGCGAGTTCGGGTTCTGCGGACCGGTCGCCTTCGACCTGGGAGCCCTATGGGCCAACTACCTGATAGCCGCCACCCGTGGGGCGGCATTGAATGATGTCACCCACCAGGACTGGTGCCTGGATCTGGTGGTCAGGACGTGGACGGCCTTCGAGGCGGAGTTCCGTCGGTTGTGGCCAACCCGGGTAGATCCCCGGGTCTGGCACGAAGAACTGGAGGAGCACCTGCTGGCCCACTGGCGCGAGGATGCCTGGCTGTTCGCGGCGGCCAAGATGGCCCGAAGGATCGTGGGTCTGGCCAAGACCTCAGACATCGAGACCCTCGACCCCGATGTCCGTGCTCCCGCCGCCCGATCGGTGCTGGCCGTCGCCCGTGCATCGGTTCGTCATCGTGAGGGTGACAGCAGCCCGGAGTCGCTGGTCGCCTTGGCCCGGTCGCTCCAGCCTTCCTGA
- the rhaD gene encoding bifunctional rhamnulose-1-phosphate aldolase/short-chain dehydrogenase: MTDPTLAGSDVPAPLAALVERSRRIGADPRLVLHGGGNTSAKGTLVDHLGREQRVLWVKGSGSDMGTSVPRDYPALRLEELTALASVEEMTDDEMVAYVARALVDPTSPRPSIETLLHAFVPRTHIDHVHADSICALTNHARGREVVAEVLGDGYAYVDWVMPGFELAKAVGLLADFDGVVLANHGLFCWSDDSDDCYRRTVEAVAKADAHIAATGTSTAGARRVGDLDAAYTERLLVNVRGAVSERTHKVLLVDDRLRDVADRADVATIVAGGVSSADHMLRIKPWSSVVTDPTPEGVRAAVASYVADYTAYFDRNRHGLPEGFAMHDPTPTVLLVPGLGAVTAGPDHRTARVAADVADATHHVAATIADSFGTPLPLAESDIFRFDYWPLELYKLTLKPPPKALAGRIVVVTGAASGIGREAARRLAALGASVVLADLDGPGLEAVTAELAAAGHPEAAMVVGDQSDPDVVAATVSSAVRTFGGLDGIVANAGVAVTGNLDEIDLEDWDRALRINLSSAFLLTRAALPILKEQGIGGSLVYVASKNAFGPGAGFGAYSVSKAGMVQLMRIAALEGGPHGIRANAINPDAVFEGSHLWDHGLREERASAHGIAPDALEDFYKDRNILRRSVTTADVADTVVHLFGDSSSRTTGAVVPVDGGVAACFPR; the protein is encoded by the coding sequence GTGACCGACCCCACCCTCGCGGGTTCTGATGTACCCGCCCCGCTGGCCGCCCTGGTCGAGCGGTCGCGGCGTATCGGTGCTGACCCTCGGCTGGTCCTGCACGGAGGTGGCAACACCTCGGCCAAGGGGACTCTCGTAGATCACCTCGGTCGTGAACAGCGCGTGCTGTGGGTCAAAGGCTCCGGCTCGGACATGGGCACCTCGGTTCCCCGTGACTACCCGGCGTTGCGGTTGGAGGAGCTGACCGCGTTGGCGTCGGTCGAGGAGATGACCGACGACGAGATGGTGGCGTACGTGGCCCGGGCTCTGGTCGACCCGACGTCGCCCCGGCCATCCATCGAGACGCTGCTGCACGCCTTCGTGCCCCGCACCCACATCGATCACGTCCACGCCGATTCGATCTGCGCTCTCACCAACCACGCCCGCGGTCGTGAGGTGGTGGCAGAGGTCCTGGGGGATGGGTACGCCTACGTCGACTGGGTGATGCCCGGTTTCGAGTTGGCCAAGGCGGTGGGGCTCCTGGCCGACTTCGATGGGGTAGTGCTGGCGAACCACGGCCTGTTCTGTTGGTCCGACGATAGCGACGACTGCTACCGCCGAACCGTGGAGGCGGTCGCCAAGGCCGACGCCCACATCGCCGCCACCGGTACTTCCACCGCTGGTGCCCGACGGGTCGGTGACCTCGACGCCGCCTATACCGAACGGCTGCTGGTCAACGTGCGGGGGGCGGTGAGCGAGCGGACCCACAAGGTGCTGCTCGTCGACGACCGACTTCGCGACGTGGCCGATCGGGCCGACGTGGCCACGATCGTGGCCGGTGGGGTGTCCTCGGCCGATCACATGCTGCGAATCAAGCCGTGGTCCTCTGTGGTGACCGACCCGACCCCAGAGGGCGTGCGCGCCGCGGTCGCTTCCTATGTGGCCGACTACACCGCCTACTTCGACCGGAACCGTCACGGGCTGCCCGAGGGGTTCGCCATGCACGACCCCACCCCGACGGTGCTGTTGGTGCCCGGCCTGGGTGCGGTGACCGCCGGACCCGACCACCGCACCGCCCGCGTCGCGGCCGACGTGGCCGACGCCACTCACCATGTGGCCGCGACCATCGCCGACTCCTTCGGGACCCCACTTCCCCTGGCCGAGAGCGACATCTTCCGCTTCGACTACTGGCCGTTGGAGCTCTACAAGCTCACCCTCAAGCCACCACCCAAGGCGCTGGCCGGACGGATCGTGGTGGTCACCGGGGCTGCCTCGGGCATAGGCCGGGAAGCAGCCCGCCGCCTGGCGGCGCTGGGGGCCAGCGTGGTGCTGGCCGACCTCGACGGTCCCGGTTTGGAGGCGGTGACAGCCGAGCTCGCCGCCGCCGGTCATCCCGAGGCGGCAATGGTGGTCGGTGACCAGTCCGACCCTGACGTCGTGGCCGCCACGGTCTCCAGCGCGGTCCGCACCTTCGGAGGTCTGGACGGCATCGTGGCCAACGCCGGTGTGGCGGTCACCGGCAACCTCGACGAGATCGACCTGGAGGACTGGGACCGGGCCCTGCGCATCAACTTGTCCAGCGCCTTTCTGCTGACGCGAGCCGCGCTCCCGATCCTCAAAGAGCAGGGGATCGGCGGGTCACTGGTCTATGTCGCATCCAAGAACGCCTTTGGCCCCGGGGCCGGGTTCGGGGCGTACTCGGTGTCCAAGGCGGGCATGGTCCAGCTGATGCGCATCGCCGCCCTCGAAGGCGGTCCCCACGGCATCAGGGCCAATGCCATCAACCCTGACGCCGTGTTCGAAGGGTCCCACCTGTGGGACCACGGCCTTCGCGAGGAGCGGGCCAGCGCCCACGGCATCGCGCCGGACGCCCTCGAGGACTTCTACAAGGACCGCAACATCTTGCGCCGGAGCGTGACCACCGCCGATGTGGCCGACACGGTCGTCCACCTCTTCGGTGATTCGTCGTCGCGCACCACGGGTGCGGTCGTTCCCGTCGACGGCGGCGTCGCCGCCTGCTTCCCCCGTTGA
- the carA gene encoding glutamine-hydrolyzing carbamoyl-phosphate synthase small subunit: MREALLVLTDGTVFEGEALGATPANGLATGEVVFNTVLSGYQEVISDPSYAGQIITFTYPHIGNYGVSPLDDEYRRPFCRGVVVRELARRRSNWRSDQDLDAWLNAHGVPGIGGIDTRRLTRHIRDSGAMPGAFGALGPAPDGTTVTEDRLRAEAAAEPGTLGVDLVSQVTTTEPYVVGSEGASYRVVAYDFGIKTTILRHLAGFAHVEVVPASTPAAEVLAREPHGVFLSNGPGDPATVPYAAEAIGQILGEVPVFGICLGHQLLATALGGSIEKLPFGHHGGNHPVRRMRDGVVEITSQNHNFAVAEGSIPSAEVTHVNLNDGVIEGIQATDVPAFSVQHHPEAGPGPHDSAYLFADFAALMNHHMGRPGPTTISVPSPPLRRTHREPDGLLTGHLLRSVPTMGRRPDAPPRRHLVDPADRIGPDRDRPGL, translated from the coding sequence GTGCGCGAAGCACTCCTGGTGCTCACCGACGGCACCGTGTTCGAGGGCGAAGCCCTCGGCGCCACTCCCGCCAACGGGTTGGCCACCGGTGAGGTGGTTTTCAACACCGTGCTGTCGGGCTACCAGGAGGTCATCTCTGACCCGTCCTACGCCGGGCAGATCATCACCTTCACCTACCCCCACATTGGGAACTACGGCGTCAGCCCGCTGGACGACGAGTACCGGCGCCCGTTCTGTCGAGGTGTGGTGGTGCGCGAGCTGGCTCGTCGCCGGTCCAACTGGCGGTCCGATCAGGACCTCGACGCCTGGCTGAACGCTCATGGCGTGCCCGGGATCGGTGGGATCGATACTCGCCGACTTACCCGCCACATCCGCGACAGCGGGGCCATGCCCGGCGCGTTCGGTGCCCTGGGTCCGGCCCCCGACGGAACGACGGTGACCGAGGACCGTCTACGGGCCGAGGCCGCCGCCGAACCCGGAACTCTCGGCGTTGACCTGGTTTCCCAGGTCACCACCACCGAGCCGTACGTGGTCGGATCCGAAGGTGCTTCCTACCGGGTGGTGGCCTACGACTTCGGGATCAAGACCACCATCTTGCGCCACCTGGCCGGCTTTGCCCACGTCGAGGTGGTTCCCGCCTCGACCCCGGCAGCGGAGGTGCTGGCCCGGGAACCACACGGTGTGTTCTTGTCCAATGGGCCGGGCGATCCGGCCACCGTCCCCTACGCCGCAGAGGCCATCGGTCAGATCCTGGGCGAAGTACCCGTGTTCGGCATCTGCCTCGGTCATCAGCTCCTGGCCACCGCCCTGGGCGGATCGATCGAGAAGCTTCCCTTCGGTCACCACGGCGGTAACCACCCGGTCCGACGCATGCGCGACGGGGTGGTTGAGATCACGAGCCAGAACCACAACTTCGCCGTGGCCGAAGGGTCGATCCCGTCAGCCGAGGTCACCCACGTCAACCTCAACGACGGGGTGATCGAAGGCATCCAGGCCACCGATGTGCCCGCCTTCTCGGTGCAGCACCATCCCGAGGCCGGCCCCGGCCCGCACGACTCGGCCTACCTCTTCGCCGACTTCGCCGCCCTCATGAACCACCACATGGGACGACCCGGTCCCACCACCATCTCGGTGCCCTCACCGCCGCTACGCCGCACCCACCGCGAACCAGACGGCCTGCTGACGGGTCACCTGCTCCGATCCGTGCCGACCATGGGGAGGAGGCCTGATGCCCCGCCGCGACGACATCTCGTCGATCCTGCTGATCGGATCGGGCCCGATCGTGATCGGCCAGGCCTGTGA